One window from the genome of Clarias gariepinus isolate MV-2021 ecotype Netherlands chromosome 15, CGAR_prim_01v2, whole genome shotgun sequence encodes:
- the si:ch73-63e15.2 gene encoding protein strawberry notch homolog 2 isoform X3 — protein sequence MHMEIFNHSAFSDFPDMLGFSCDEDIFQDLCIDDLSNNSLFSSSDSLSHVEDSLATVPTIWDINTPAQIQELHSTRFQGLNSLEDITAIISTPPLRSLQQPEEEEEIEDEETEELGHVDTYADYKPSKSTIGNSHPDRVVETNTLSSVPPPDISYTLSIPNAIIDSSMLSALQLEAIIYACQQHEVILQNKQRAGFLIGDGAGVGKGRTVAGIILESYLKGRRKALWFSVSNDLKYDAERDLQDIGAPNILVHALNKIKYGDTATSEGVLFATYSALIGESQAGGQHRTRLKQILDWCGPDFDGVIVFDECHKAKNATSTKMGKAVLHLQNKLPLARVVYASATGASEPKNMIYMSRLGIWGEGTQFKTFDDFLHAIEKRGVGAMEIVAMDMKVSGMYIARQLSFSGVSFRIEEISLDDDFTLVYNKAAKLWAEALAVFTQAADLLGMVSRKSLWGQFWSSHQRFFKYLCIASKVRCLVELAKKELEAGKCVVIGLQSTGEARTREVLDENEGHLDKFVSAAEGVFQSLVQKHFPSEKQRREKGATSKRKRKAKGRHPKCSKQGADAKSVINISDDSSTETDGVESDSNSSPDSLQDNTDDVIFITQTNCHAARLEEMKQSLLNKISELGKELPLNTLDELIDKFGGPEKVAEMTGRKGRVVRRPDGSVRYESRAEQGHTIDHINIKEKDRFMNGEKLVAIISEAASSGISLQADRRVKNQCRRVHMTLELPWSADRAIQQFGRTHRSNQVTAPEYIFLISELAGERRFASIVAKRLESLGALTHGDRRATESRDLSKYNFENKYGNRALEKITKAILGHIESKVAPPKGYPGGDAMFFRDMKQGMMDVGIFCKEARFGINSEKDCTITKFLNRILGLEVHKQNSLFQYFSDNFDYLIEKDKKEGKYDMGILDLAPGNDEISNETQEKFQTPGNPQEGQVVLYKISVDRGMPWEEALKKAHTLSNPDEGFYISYKLRGSHPCVLLAEQGRGHNMTVYKPNVGKQNQPENLDNIQKKYRKVTPEEAKESWENQFAFSLSKCSHANWTGRCKKVDEGQECLQGMRLRQYHVLCGALLCVWKRVADVVADVTSSSILQIVRLKTREHKQVGIKVPENCVAQVRDELDRIDKEVKRKRQEKELKAREQQVAEQHRRMLEERHSVFYSQPPQLSSLTNLSSLYNDSLFASFPSHSSKEGILDLRVPGSSRLSTHSMGTDTLSAPVSDFSMETFPQPEQQQQQQSHSALRDSARQELLDFLNSALPSSSDSLHTAIPNTTSYFSNANIHHSSSSSSLFSPSLTPSSSSSSLFSSLSPSDQHPFANCSDDTAINAKEVLSSMLRSGTDSRQSVIHFRVPESEHLS from the exons GACCTATGTATAGATGATCTGTCCAACAACTCGCTATTCTCTTCTTCTGATTCCCTGTCCCATGTAGAAGACAGCTTGGCAACTGTGCCTACCATATGGGACATCAATACACCAGCACAGATTCAGGAG cTGCATTCCACCCGGTTTCAAGGTTTAAACAGTTTAGAAGATATCACAGCGATAATCAGCACACCGCCTTTGAGGAGCCTTCAG CAaccagaggaggaagaggaaatcGAGGATGAGGAGACAGAAGAGTTAGGCCATGTGGACACCTACGCTGACTACAAACCTTCAAAAT CCACTATAGGAAACTCACACCCTGACCGTGTTGTGGAGACCAACACTCTTTCAAGCGTCCCTCCACCTGACATCAGCTACACCCTCTCTATTCCCAATGCAATCATAGATAGCAGTATGCTCTCTGCCCTGCAGCTCGAGGCTATCATCTATGCCTGCCAA CAACACGAGGTGATCCTACAGAACAAGCAGAGAGCCGGTTTTTTGATAGGAGATGGAGCTGGAGTGGGAAAAGGTCGCACAGTGGCCGGAATCATCCTTGAGAGCTACCTAAAGGGAAGAAGAAAAGCACTTTG GTTCAGTGTTTCAAATGACCTCAAATATGATGCTGAACGAGATCTTCAGGACATTGGTGCTCCTAATATTCTAGTACATGCCTTAAATAAG ATAAAGTATGGGGACACCGCTACCTCAGAAGGGGTTCTGTTTGCTACCTACTCGGCCCTGATCGGCGAGAGCCAGGCAGGAGGCCAGCACCGCACTAGACTCAAGCAGATCCTTGATTGGTGCGGACCTGACTTTGATGGAGTT ATCGTGTTTGATGAatgccataaggcaaaaaatGCCACGTCCACCAAAATGGGTAAAGCTGTGCTGCATCTACAGAACAAGCTTCCTCTGGCTAGGGTGGTCTACGCCAGTGCGACAG gtgcatctGAGCCAAAGAACATGATCTACATGAGTCGTCTGGGTATCTGGGGAGAAGGAACCCAGTTTAAAACCTTTGATGACTTTCTCCACGCTATAGAAAAGAG AGGTGTGGGTGCCATGGAGATTGTAGCAATGGACATGAAGGTGAGTGGGATGTACATTGCACGGCAACTGAGCTTCTCAGGGGTGTCCTTCCGCATTGAAGAGATCAGCTTGGACGACGACTTCACACTTGTTTACAACAAAGCTGCCAAACTG TGGGCAGAAGCCTTGGCTGTGTTCACTCAGGCAGCTGATCTTCTTGGTATGGTGTCCAGGAAGTCTCTGTggggtcagttttggtcttccCACCAGCGCTTTTTCAAATACCTCTGCATTGCCTCCAAGGTTCGCTGTTTGGTCGAACTGGCTAAGAAGGAGCTGGAAGCTGGCAAG TGTGTTGTGATTGGTTTACAATCCACGGGTGAAGCACGGACCCGAGAAGTTCTTGATGAAAACGAGGGACACCTCGACAAATTTGTTTCTGCTGCAGA GGGTGTGTTCCAGTCCCTGGTCCAAAAGCATTTCCCTTCAGAGAaacagagaagagaaaaaggagCAACCAGCAAGAGGAAAC GTAAAGCCAAAGGTCGGCACCCAAAGTGCTCCAAGCAGGGTGCGGATGCCAAAAGCGTCATTAACATCAGCGATGACAGCAGCACAGAGACTGATGGAGTGGAGAGCGACTCCAACTCGTCTCCAGATTCACTACAGGACAATACTGATGATGTCATCTTCATTACACAAACCAACTGTCATGCTG CACGTTTGGAGGAGATGAAGCAAAGCCttcttaataaaatctctgaGCTTGGAAAGGAACTACCTCTGAACACACTGGATGAGCTCATAGATAAATTTGGAGGTCCGGAAAAGGTTGCAGAG ATGACTGGACGGAAGGGCCGAGTGGTGCGCCGACCAGATGGGAGCGTGCGCTACGAGTCCCGTGCTGAGCAGGGCCACACCATTGACCACATCAACATTAAAGAAAAGGATCGCTTCATGAACGGAGAGAAG cTGGTGGCTATAATCTCTGAGGCAGCCAGTTCAGGCATCTCTctgcaggcagacagacgggTGAAGAACCAGTGTAGGCGAGTCCACATGACCCTGGAGTTGCCCTGGAGTGCTGACCGGGCCATTCAGCAGTTTG GTCGCACTCACCGCTCCAACCAAGTCACAGCACCGGAGTACATCTTCCTGATCTCTGAACTGGCCGGCGAAAGACGCTTCGCTTCTATTGTGGCTAAGAGGCTGGAGAGTCTG GGAGCACTGACCCACGGGGACCGACGAGCAACTGAGTCTAGAGACTTGAGCAAGTACAATTTTGAAAATAAA tatgGCAACAGGGCTTTAGAGAAGATCACCAAGGCCATTTTGGGTCATATAGAAAGTAAGGTGGCACCTCCCAAAGGCTATCCAGGAGGTGATGCCATGTTCTTCAGAG ACATGAAGCAAGGTATGATGGATGTCGGTATTTTCTGCAAGGAGGCTCGCTTTGGCATCAACTCTGAGAAAG actgcACCATTACAAAGTTCCTCAATCGTATTTTGGGTTTAGAAGTGCACAAGCAGAATTCTTTATTTCAGTACTTCAGTGACAATTTTGACTACCTGATtgaaaaggacaaaaaggaaGGCAAATATGATATGGGGATCTTGG ATCTGGCTCCTGGTAATGATGAGATCTCTAACGAGACTCAAGAAAAGTTTCAGACTCCAGGCAACCCACAGGAAGGCCAAGTAGTTCTCTATAAG ATCAGTGTGGACAGAGGTATGCCCTGGGAAGAGGCTCTCAAAAAGGCTCACACACTCAGCAATCCTGATGAAGGCTTCTACATCTCATACAAG CTAAGAGGGAGTCACCCATGTGTTCTTCTGGCCGAACAGGGCAGAGGTCACAACATGACCGTCTACAAGCCCAATGTTGGCAAACAAAAccaaccagagaacctggacaACATCCAAAAGAAGTACCGCAAG GTGACTCCAGAGGAGGCGAAGGAAAGCTGGGAGAATCAGTTTGCTTTTTCCTTAAGTAAATGTAGCCATGCCAACTG GACCGGGAGGTGCAAAAAGGTTGACGAGGGCCAGGAATGTTTGCAGGGTATGCGCTTACGGCAGTACCATGTCCTTTGCGGtgctcttctgtgtgtgtggaagcgTGTAGCTGACGTGGTGGCAGACGTCACCAGCTCCAGCATCCTGCAAATAGTACGCCTCAAAACCAGGGAACACAAACAAGTGG GTATTAAGGTCCCAGAGAACTGCGTGGCTCAAGTGCGAGATGAGTTGGACCGTATAGATAAAGAGGTGAAAAGGAAGCGCCAGGAGAAAGAGCTCAAGGCTAGAGAGCAGCAGGTGGCTGAACAGCACCGGAGGATGTTAGAAGAACGTCATTCTGTGTTCTACTCCCAACCTCCCCAGCTCTCCAGCCTGACCAACCTGTCCAGCCTTTACAATGATAGCTTATTTGCTTCTTTTCCATCCCACTCCTCCAAAGAGGGCATTCTGGACCTGAGGGTGCCCGGCTCTTCTCGCCTTTCTACACACAGCATGGGAACAGACACGCTCTCTGCGCCTGTTTCAGATTTCAGCATGGAGACTTTCCCACAGccggagcagcagcagcagcagcagagtcACTCTGCTCTGAGAGATTCCGCACGACAGGAATTGTTGGACTTCCTCAACTCTGCACTTCCTTCTTCATCAGACTCTTTACACACTGCCATACCTAACACGACAAGCTACTTCTCCAACGCCAACATCCATCATTCCTCCTCATCATCGTCCcttttctctccctcactcacaccatcgtcttcttcttcttcactctTTTCCTCCCTGTCGCCATCAGACCAGCACCCATTTGCAAACTGCAGCGATGACACAGCCATTAACGCCAAAGAGGTGCTGAGCAGTATGCTAAGGAGTGGCACAGACTCCCGCCAGTCTGTCATCCACTTCAGAGTACCAGAGTCAGAGCACCTGTCCTAA